TCGCGTATCCCCACAGGGGATACCGAGAAAGTGAACAAGCTGGCTTAACGAGCCATCAAGCCTGACGAATGGACCCGGAGAGCCGGGTCCATTGTTTTGCAGTCTCGCGTATCCCCACAGGGGATACCGAGAAAGTGAACAAGCTGGCCTAACCAGCCTCCCACATCCTGCATAAAGGACCCGGCGAGCCGGGTCCTTTGTCATGCTATGGGCATGATCCCCGTGCTCCTCCTCGCCGCCCCCGCCCCGACGCCCGAGGCCCAGAAGATCGAGGCTCTCATCCAGGCCGTGGCGGCCCTCGAGGGCGCCGTCTTCATCCGGAACGGCACCGAGCACACCCCCAAGGAGGCCGCCGACCACCTGCGCCTGAAGTGGAGGAACGCAGGGAGGCGGGTGAAGACGGCCCCGGACTTCATCCAGTACTGCGCGACGGGCAGCTCCTTGAGCGGCAGGCCCTACGAGATCCGCCTCAAGGACGGCCGCACCGTCCTGGCCCGGGACTGGCTGTGGACCGAGCTCAAGCGGATGGAAGCCAAACCCTGAATTAGGCCCAGGCCGCCGGCACCCGCACCTCGCCCTCCGGCACTCGGCTCCAGGCGAAGGCCCCGATGAGGTCTTCGGCGGCGCAGGCTTCCGGCCGCTCCAGGCAGCCCAGGCTCCAGCCCAGCCAGCCGAGGATCTCGGGCAGGGCGATGCCCCGGCCCGCCAGAGCCTCGACGCCCAGGGCCCCGGCCCGCTTGCCGAGGCGACTGCCGTCCGGAGCCGCCACCAGGCCCAGGTGGGCGTAGGCGGGACGCGGCAGGCCCAGGGCCTCCTGGAGGCGGATCTGGGTGGCGGTGACGGGCCGCAGGTCGGCGCCCCGCACCACCTCCGTCACGCCCTGGGCGCCATCATCGGCCACCACCGCCAGGTGGTAGGCGAAGCAGCCGTCCCGGCGGAACAGGAGCGGATCGCCGGTAAGGACGACGGGATCGTCGGCCTGGAGCCCCAGCAGGCGATCCTCCCAGGCCACGGCCCCGTCGGGCAGCTGGAAGCGGAGCGCCTGGTCGAAGCCTTCCCAGGCCCTGCCCCGGCAGCGGCCGGGATAGGGCCGCAGGCCATCCTCCGCATGGGGCGCCGACGCCAGCAGCTGCAGGTCCTTCCTGGTGCAGGCGCAGGGGTACAGGCGCCCGGCCCCATGCAGCGCCGCCAGGGCCGCGCGATAGTCCGCGTCGCGCTCCGACTGCCAGACCACGGGCGCATCCGACACCAGCCCCAGGGCCGCGAGGTCCCGCAGCTGCGCCTCCCCCAGGTCCCGGCGGCAGCGGGGGCCGTCCACATCCTCCATGCGGATGAGCCAGCGCCCCCCCGCCGCCCGCGCCGACAGCCACGAGGCCAGCGCCGTGCGCAGGTTCCCCAGGTGGAGAACCCCCGTGGGCGAAGGAGCGAAGCGACCGGTGGTCATGGATGGGAAGCTATCAGCTGTCGGCTGTCAGCCATCAGCTTTCAACTGAGAGCTGACAGCTACCACCCCAGCAGGTACGCGAAGACCAGGGGGGCCACGATGGTGGCGTCGCTCTCGATGATGAACTTCGGGGTGTCGATGCCCAGCTTGCCCCAGGTGATCTTCTCGTTGGGCACGGCGCCCGAGTACGAGCCGTAGCTGGTGGTCGAGTCGCTGATCTGGCAGAAGTAGCCCCAGAGCGGCACTTCCGTCAGCTCCAGATCCTGGTGCAGCATGGGTACCACGCAGATGGGGAAGTCGCCGGAGATGCCGCCGGCGATCTGGAACATGCCCAGCGTCGAGGTCTTGGTGACCTCCTGATAGTGCTTGGCGAGCCAGGTCATGTACTCGATGCCGGTGCGCACGGTGTGGACGTTCTTCACATCCCCGCGGATGACGGCGGCGGCGAACATGTTGCCCAGGGTGCTGTCCTCCCAGCCCGGCACCACGATGGGCACGTTCTTCTCGAGGGCGGCGAGCATCCAGCTGTGCTTGGGGTCGATCTGGTAGTACTCCTTGTATTTCCCGCTCTTCAGCACCTTCTGGAGGAACTCGTGGGGGAAGTAGCGCTCACCCTTGGCGTCGGCCTCCATCCACACCTCGAGCATGGCCTTCTCCATGCGGCGCATGGCCTCCATCTCGGGGATGCAGGTGTCGGTCACGCGGTTCATGTGGCGGTCCAGGAGGGCCTTCTCGTCCTGGGGCGTCAGGTCCCGGTAGTGGGGCACGCGCTCGTAGAAGTCGTGGGCCACCAGGTTGAAGATGTCCTCTTCCAGGTTGGCGCCGGTGCAGACGATGAGGTGCACCTTGTCCTGGCGGATCATCTCGGCGAAGGAGAGGCCCAGCTCGGCGGTGCTCATGGCGCCGCCCAGCGTCACCATCATCTTCCCGCCCTGCTCCAGGTAGACCCGGTAGCCCTCGGCGGCGTCGATCAGGGCCGCGGCGTTGAAGTGCCGGAAATGCTGCTTCACATAGCTGCCGACGGGACCGAGCTTGGGCGTGGACATAAATCCTCCGAATCCTTCCATTGTGCCAGCGGGTTCCACCGGGTCCGAGCGCTGATTGCGCCCCCGGTGCCCCCCAAAAAGGAAGCGCCCGGAGGTGCGGGCGCTTCGTGAGGGTAAGTTTGGCGGGATTTCGAGTGGTGGGGTTTTTTAGCGGGAGCCCCGCGGACGGGACTGGGATCGATTGGTGGGATGGTTGGTGGCGGGAAGCCCTTGCGGGCACCTCACTGACCAGTCTATCACCGGTCGGTGCCGGGGAGGTCGAAGGCCCCCGGCGCCACCCCGCCCCGGACCCAGTTCCCGAAGGTCAGCCTGACCGCGGCCCCGCCGGCCTCCTCGATCTCCAGCCACGACAGCACGGGCTGGCCGTGGACCTGGACTGGCGGGCCGAAGCGGGCCGTGCGAGCCAGCCGCCCCGAGGCGAGCCGGAATTCGGCCTTCTGAGGCAGCGAGCCCTCCTTCGCGACCCACAGGACGACCTGGCGGGCACTGAGGGCCGGTCGCTTCGCCGCCAGCTCCAGGCGCCAGCAGGCCTGGCCCTCCAGGGGCTCCTCGGCCACCGCCTGCACACTGTAGTCCTCCCGGAAGCGGGTGCGGGCCACATCCCCGCCCGCCGCCGGGCCCATCATGCGCTGCTGGGGCGTGACCTTCACCGGCCGCTTCGTGCCCGGCAGCAGCAGCCACATCTCATCGCCCCGCAGCAGGACGGCCCGGCCCTTCTCTTTCTCCGAGAGGCCGTCCAGGCGCGCATCGCCGTTCTCCCGGGCGGACACCTTCCAGCGCTGGGCGGCCTTCGGGACCTTCATCGTCAGCTCCACGCTGAAGACGGGCCAAGGATGGCGCAGCTTGTCCACCCGGGCGAGGATCTCCTCGCCGCTCTGGGCCAGCAGCGGCAGGGTGGCCAGGAACAGCAGGCTGAAGCGGCGCATCAGCGGCGCCCGTAGTCATCCTGGAGCCGCTCGATGTCGGCCTCGTCGAAGGTGCCGAGGCTCACCTCGAGCACCCGCACGGGGTGGCCCGTGGCGGCGTCGCAACGCAGGCGGTGGGTGCTGCCCTGGGGCAGCCAGATCTCCTCCCCCACGGCCGGCCGGAGCTCCACGCCGTCGCGATCCACCACCACGCCGGGAT
This DNA window, taken from Geothrix edaphica, encodes the following:
- the gluQRS gene encoding tRNA glutamyl-Q(34) synthetase GluQRS, producing the protein MTTGRFAPSPTGVLHLGNLRTALASWLSARAAGGRWLIRMEDVDGPRCRRDLGEAQLRDLAALGLVSDAPVVWQSERDADYRAALAALHGAGRLYPCACTRKDLQLLASAPHAEDGLRPYPGRCRGRAWEGFDQALRFQLPDGAVAWEDRLLGLQADDPVVLTGDPLLFRRDGCFAYHLAVVADDGAQGVTEVVRGADLRPVTATQIRLQEALGLPRPAYAHLGLVAAPDGSRLGKRAGALGVEALAGRGIALPEILGWLGWSLGCLERPEACAAEDLIGAFAWSRVPEGEVRVPAAWA
- a CDS encoding outer membrane lipoprotein-sorting protein, translated to MRRFSLLFLATLPLLAQSGEEILARVDKLRHPWPVFSVELTMKVPKAAQRWKVSARENGDARLDGLSEKEKGRAVLLRGDEMWLLLPGTKRPVKVTPQQRMMGPAAGGDVARTRFREDYSVQAVAEEPLEGQACWRLELAAKRPALSARQVVLWVAKEGSLPQKAEFRLASGRLARTARFGPPVQVHGQPVLSWLEIEEAGGAAVRLTFGNWVRGGVAPGAFDLPGTDR
- a CDS encoding deoxyhypusine synthase family protein; this translates as MSTPKLGPVGSYVKQHFRHFNAAALIDAAEGYRVYLEQGGKMMVTLGGAMSTAELGLSFAEMIRQDKVHLIVCTGANLEEDIFNLVAHDFYERVPHYRDLTPQDEKALLDRHMNRVTDTCIPEMEAMRRMEKAMLEVWMEADAKGERYFPHEFLQKVLKSGKYKEYYQIDPKHSWMLAALEKNVPIVVPGWEDSTLGNMFAAAVIRGDVKNVHTVRTGIEYMTWLAKHYQEVTKTSTLGMFQIAGGISGDFPICVVPMLHQDLELTEVPLWGYFCQISDSTTSYGSYSGAVPNEKITWGKLGIDTPKFIIESDATIVAPLVFAYLLGW
- a CDS encoding phosphomannose isomerase type II C-terminal cupin domain — its product is MQRPDTLHVDKPWGCFDQYALNLPCTVKILTCNPGQKLSLQRHTHRGELWVVLDPGVVVDRDGVELRPAVGEEIWLPQGSTHRLRCDAATGHPVRVLEVSLGTFDEADIERLQDDYGRR
- a CDS encoding DUF5329 domain-containing protein encodes the protein MIPVLLLAAPAPTPEAQKIEALIQAVAALEGAVFIRNGTEHTPKEAADHLRLKWRNAGRRVKTAPDFIQYCATGSSLSGRPYEIRLKDGRTVLARDWLWTELKRMEAKP